The Actinomycetota bacterium nucleotide sequence GGCCTCAACGCCGACAACCTGTGGGTGTACGGAGCCGTCGCGAGGGCGAGCGTGCTCTCGCCGCATGGCGCGTACCATCCCGCGGTGATCGCTCGGGCACGGGGAGTGAAGTCCGCTTGGGCTGCGTTCGAGGAGCGCCGCGCGAGCGGCGGCGCACGGGCGCTCCACGCGCTGTGCCCGGCGGAGGCGGCGGCGGTCAAGGGCCTGTTGCCGGGCGCGGAGGTGTACGTCGCACCGCAGGGCGGTGCGTCGGTGACCGCGGCGCGGACGTCGCCGCGCCCGCCGGGTGCCGAGGGCCCGCGGCGGGTCCTGTCGCTGGGCAGGCTGGACGTCCGCGGCAAGGGGCTCGACGTGCTCGTGAAGGCGTTCGCCGAGGCGGCCGGCGGCGCCGGTGCTCCGCCGATGTCCCTCGCGATCATGGGCCCGGACCCCGGAGGGGCGGCCGACGAGCTGCGCGCGCTCGCCGGCGGGCTCGGGGTCGCCGACGCCGTGACGGTGAGCGGGGCGGTCGACCGCAGCGCGGTGCCCGCGGCGCTCGCGGCCGCGGATCTCTACGCGCAGTTGTCCCGCAACGAGGGCTTCGGGCTCTCGCTCGCCGAAGCGCTGCTGTGCGGAGTGCCGGCGCTGGCCTCCGACGAGGTCGGCCTGGCGTCGTTCGAGTTCATCGCGAGGCTCCCGCACGTGACCGTGTGCGAGGCCGGCGACGTGGGCGCCGCAGCCGCCGGGATCCGCTCCATGCTGGGTCGGGCGGACGAGCTGCGCGCGGCGGGCTCTGCGGCCGCCGAGGAGGTCGCCAGGTTCCTGGACTGGGACCGTATCGCGGCGGTCCACCTGGAGCGCTACGGGCGGCTCGTGTACCCCGAGGCGGCGGCATGAGGGTGCTGCTGTCGGCATACGCGTGCGAGCCGGGCTCCGGTTCCGAGCCGGGGCTCGGATGGGGTCTTGCGACGGCCGTGGCGGCGTACTGCGAAGTCACGGTGATCACGCGGGCGAACAACCGCCCGGCGATCGAGGCGGCTCTCGAGTCGCATGACGGCCCGGCGCCGCGTTTCGCCTACTACGACCTGCCCGCCGCGGTGCTCGCCGCGAAGCGCACGCTCCTGCGTGCCCGTGGCTACCACTACGTGTGGCAGCTGGGTGCGCGGCGTCTTGCGCGCGAACTGCACGCGGACTCGCCCGTGAACGTCGCCCACCACGTCACGTTCGTGTCGATGGCAGCGCCCAGCGCGTGTGCGGGGCTCGGCGTGCCGTTCGTGTGGGGGCCTGTCGGTGGCGGTGAGAGGGTCCCGCCGGGCATGCGCGGGTGCCTCTCGCCGCGCGCACGCGCGTACGAGGCAGCGCGTTCCGCGGCGTTCGTGGCCGCGACGGCCGATCCGGTCGTTCGCGCGACCGCGCGGGCGGCGCGGGTCGCGTACGGCACGACTCCGGACTCGGCCGCGGCCCTTCGACGGATGGGTGCGCCCCGGGTCGAGGTCCTGCAGGGGATCGGCTCGGACGCTGTGGACGACACACCCGCGCCGGCCGGCCCGGCTGCGGAGGGCACGTACCTCGTGACGGTGGGCCGGCTGCTCGGCTGGAAGGGCGTCGAGCTCGCGGTCCGCGCGTTCGCGCGGTCGGGCCTCGAGTCGCGCGGCGTGCATCTCGTCGTGATCGGGGACGGGCCCGAACGGGCGCGCCTCGTGCGCGCGGCACGCGAGGCAAGCGTTCCCGACGCCGTGGAGTTCGCGGGTGCGCAGCCGCGCATGCGGACGCTGGCGGCGATCGCGGGCGCCACCGCGCTCGTGCATCCGAGCCTCCACGACTCGGGTGGGATGGTCTGTCTCGAGGCCATGGCGCGCGGCGTGCCGGTGATCGCTTTGGACGCAGGCGGCCCCGGCGTCCTGCTCCGCGAGGGCGGAGGCGTCCTCGTGCCGCCGACGGGATGCGAGGAGGCCGTCGACGGCATCGCGAGGGCGATGGCCGGCGTGGTCTCGGACCCGGATGCTGCCGTCCGGATGGGGCAGGCCGGCGCGCGGGTGTTCGCCTCGCGGTACGAGTGGGGCGCGGTCGCGCGGGCGTGGATGGCCCGCTACGAAGCGCTGCTCGCGGACCGGCCGACGGGCGCTGGGGGCCTGCCACGAGCCTGACGATGCGCATAGGGCTGTTCGCCGTCCTGGTCGCCGCAGGCGTCGGGATCGTCTTCGCGCCGGAGTGGGTCGCATTCGGGCTGTTCGGCGCGGTGCTCGTGACGGGCGTGGTCTGGTCCGGCCGCAGACAGCCGTGGTGGATGACGCTCGGGATGGGCGTCGTGCTGTTCGTCACCCTGTTCAACTACGGGGCGGTCAACGTGCCTGTCCCGGGCGTCGGCATGCCGCTCGTCCACGCGGTCCTGTTCGTCGTGCTGCTGGGCGCGTACGGCGCCGCGGGCAAGGATTGGCTGAAGCTCCCGGTGCCCAAGGCGTGGCTCTGGCTGTTCCTGCTCACGCTGCCGAGGCTGCTCGCGTCCGTCGCGGACTATGGGCTGTGGGCGGTCCGTGACGCCACGGTCGTCATCGAGGGCGTGATGATGCTGTTCGGTATCGCGTGGGCGAGGGCGGACGAGGGCTTCGCATCGGTGCGCCGGTTCATCGGCATGGTGACGGTGCTGGTGGCCGCGTACGCGGTGACGTTCCCGTTCGGTGCGACGGTGCGCGCGATCTCGCCGGTCAGCGGCATCTTCAAGGTGGTGCCGGTGATGGGGTTCTACACGACCACGGCCGTCACGCTCGTCGCGTGCGCCGTCTGGGCGTTCTCAGCGCGCAGCGGCGTGAAGGGCTGGGTCGCGACGGTGGGCGGAGGTGCGCTGCTCGGCTTGGCGCTCCTGTTCCAGGAGCGGACGATCTACCTCGCCGTGCCGCTCGTGATGCTGTGGATCGGGCGCACGTTCGGTGTCGGGCGGGCGTACCGCTCCCTCGTCGTGAGCGTCGTGGTCATCGCGTTGCTGCTCGCGGCATCGGCCGGGGTGGTCCGGGGCCGGTTGGGCTCGATCTCGCCGGAGTTCTACATCGAGCACCTCTCCAGCCTCGCGGGTGACCCGGACGCACCCGGAGCGGGGAGCCTCGCCCAGCGGCTCGACTGGGCGCGGGACACGCTCGCGACGTGGTCGAGCTCGCTTCCATACATCGTGTGGGGCGAGGGGTTCGGCTTCGCGCTCATCGACTTCAAGCTGTCCGCCACCGCGGTGGTCCGTGATCCCCACAACACCTTCCTCACCGTGCTGCTGAGGACCGGGGTCATCGGGTTCGCTGCTTGGATGGTCGTGATCGTCATGTTGCTGCTGCACGCGGGGCGCCGCGCGATGGAGGCGCAGGGCGACGTCGTGCGGACGCAGGTGGTCGCTTGGCTCTCGACGCTCCTGCTGCTCAGCCTGGTGAAGACGATCGGGCAGCCCTACTTGGAGTTCTCCTTCGGCGGCCTCGTCTTCTGGGCGATGGCCGGCTACCTGGTCGGCATGCCGCCCGTGACTGCGGACGTGACGGCGATCGAGGCGGCCGGCGATGAGTGAGACGACGCCAACGGCGACGGTGGTGAGCCACGTGCTCGAGGTGCTCGGGGCGGCGGGCGTTCGGCACGCGCTGCTCGCGGTGCCGGCGGGCTTTCCGGACGAGGTCCCGGGCGACATCGACCTCGTGGTGCCGGGCGAGTCGCTGCCCGGCGTGGCGGCAGCGCTGCGCGACGGCCTCGCGGACTCCGGGCTCAAGGTCGTCCAGGTGCTCCGGCACGAGGCGACGGCCGCGTACGTCGTCGTGGGAGGCGTGCTCGGCGGGGCGGCGGTCGCCGTCGCGTTCGACTTCTGCTCGGACTACCGCAAGTGCGGCGTGCACCTGATCGACGCCGAGGAGCTGCTGTCGTCCGCCAGTGCGGGGAAGGAGGCGCCCGTGGTCGCCGGCGCCGCGGCGTTCGGCTACCGGCTGGCCAAGAGCGCGCTGAAGGGCCGCCTGCCTGCCGACGTCGCGCGCTTGCGCGCGCTGGCGGCGGACGCCGGCCCCACGGAGACCGAGGCGTGGTGCCGCCGCCTGTTCGGTGACGGCGCCGGTGCAAGGGTCGCCGCGTGGCTCGCAGACGGCGGGCGGGCGCCCAGCGACGAAGGGGAGCTGCGCCGTGCGCTCCTGCGCGCGTGCCGCAAGCGGCGCGGTGTGCGGGGCC carries:
- a CDS encoding glycosyltransferase, whose product is MKVLHWYPNLLGGGGVAGAVVGLAAAQARAGAEVHLACYEGEERSLYGDRIPEGAVLHRIAYARRLHLGGNRLVRPPARGEMARLRDIGADLVHVHGGLNADNLWVYGAVARASVLSPHGAYHPAVIARARGVKSAWAAFEERRASGGARALHALCPAEAAAVKGLLPGAEVYVAPQGGASVTAARTSPRPPGAEGPRRVLSLGRLDVRGKGLDVLVKAFAEAAGGAGAPPMSLAIMGPDPGGAADELRALAGGLGVADAVTVSGAVDRSAVPAALAAADLYAQLSRNEGFGLSLAEALLCGVPALASDEVGLASFEFIARLPHVTVCEAGDVGAAAAGIRSMLGRADELRAAGSAAAEEVARFLDWDRIAAVHLERYGRLVYPEAAA
- a CDS encoding glycosyltransferase encodes the protein MRVLLSAYACEPGSGSEPGLGWGLATAVAAYCEVTVITRANNRPAIEAALESHDGPAPRFAYYDLPAAVLAAKRTLLRARGYHYVWQLGARRLARELHADSPVNVAHHVTFVSMAAPSACAGLGVPFVWGPVGGGERVPPGMRGCLSPRARAYEAARSAAFVAATADPVVRATARAARVAYGTTPDSAAALRRMGAPRVEVLQGIGSDAVDDTPAPAGPAAEGTYLVTVGRLLGWKGVELAVRAFARSGLESRGVHLVVIGDGPERARLVRAAREASVPDAVEFAGAQPRMRTLAAIAGATALVHPSLHDSGGMVCLEAMARGVPVIALDAGGPGVLLREGGGVLVPPTGCEEAVDGIARAMAGVVSDPDAAVRMGQAGARVFASRYEWGAVARAWMARYEALLADRPTGAGGLPRA
- a CDS encoding O-antigen ligase family protein, with product MRGGRRRHREGDGRRGLGPGCCRPDGAGRRAGVRLAVRVGRGRAGVDGPLRSAARGPADGRWGPATSLTMRIGLFAVLVAAGVGIVFAPEWVAFGLFGAVLVTGVVWSGRRQPWWMTLGMGVVLFVTLFNYGAVNVPVPGVGMPLVHAVLFVVLLGAYGAAGKDWLKLPVPKAWLWLFLLTLPRLLASVADYGLWAVRDATVVIEGVMMLFGIAWARADEGFASVRRFIGMVTVLVAAYAVTFPFGATVRAISPVSGIFKVVPVMGFYTTTAVTLVACAVWAFSARSGVKGWVATVGGGALLGLALLFQERTIYLAVPLVMLWIGRTFGVGRAYRSLVVSVVVIALLLAASAGVVRGRLGSISPEFYIEHLSSLAGDPDAPGAGSLAQRLDWARDTLATWSSSLPYIVWGEGFGFALIDFKLSATAVVRDPHNTFLTVLLRTGVIGFAAWMVVIVMLLLHAGRRAMEAQGDVVRTQVVAWLSTLLLLSLVKTIGQPYLEFSFGGLVFWAMAGYLVGMPPVTADVTAIEAAGDE